One window of the Perca fluviatilis chromosome 5, GENO_Pfluv_1.0, whole genome shotgun sequence genome contains the following:
- the idh3g gene encoding isocitrate dehydrogenase [NAD] subunit gamma, mitochondrial, whose amino-acid sequence MAAHSAVLSMSKIINPFWGGRLGNTVKVFGTTLTSHRNKTLRSGNNIPPPAKYGGRHTVTLIPGDGIGPELLNHVKEVFRFSCVPVDFEVVHVNSALESEDDINNAITAIRRNGVALKGNIETNHTMAPSVKSRNNLLRTSLDLYANVMHCQSLPGVQTRHKNIDIMIIRENTEGEYSSLEHESVSGVVECLKIITRNNSLRIADYAFRLAREKGRSRVTAVHKANIMKLGDGLFLQCCREVASGYPDITFDSMIVDNTTMQLVSKPQQFDVMVMPNLYGNVVSNVCAGLVGGPGLVPGANFGRDYAVFETATRNTGKSIAGRNIANPTAMLLAGCMMLDHLKLYDYASMIRNAILTTMNETRLHTADIGGQGTTSEVVQSIMRNIQSKGPLTTDL is encoded by the exons ATGGCTGCCCACAGTGCTGTGCTCTCGATGTCCAAAATCATTAATCCTTTCTGGGGTGGACGCCTTGGCAATACGGTTAAA gtATTTGGGACAACTCTGACAAGTCACAGGAATAAGACCTTACGTAGT GGAAACAACATT CCCCCTCCTGCAAAGTATGGAGGCAGACACACTGTGACCCTCATACCTGGAGATGGAATCGGTCCAGAGCTGCTCAATCACGTCAAAGAGGTTTTCAG GTTCAGCTGTGTCCCGGTGGACTTTGAGGTGGTGCATGTCAACTCTGCTTTGGAGAGTGAGGATGATATCAACAATGCCATCACTGCCATTCGCCGTAATGGAGTTGCCCTCAAAG GTAACATAGAAACCAACCACACCATGGCGCCATCTGTCAAATCCAGAAATAATCTCCTGCG GACAAGCTTAGACCTGTATGCCAATGTGATGCACTGCCAGTCGCTCCCTGGAGTCCAGACTCGCCATAAGAACATTGACATCATGATCATCAGGGAGAACACAGAGGGAGAGTACAGCAGTCTGGAGCATGAG AGTGTATCAGGGGTAGTGGAGTGCCTCAAGATCATCACCAGGAACAATTCCCTCAGGATCGCTGATTATGCCTTCCGACTGGCCAGGGAAAAAGGTCGTAGTAGGGTCACTGCTGTACACAAGGCTAACATCAT GAAGCTCGGCGATGGCTTGTTCTTGCAGTGTTGCAGAGAAGTGGCCTCTGGTTACCCAGACATCACATTTGACAGCATGATTGTGGACAACACCACCATGCAG CTGGTGTCCAAGCCACAGCAGTTTGATGTGATGGTGATGCCCAATCTGTATGGGAACGTGGTGAGCAACGTGTGTGCAGGCCTGGTGGGAGGGCCTGGCCTCGTGCCCGGGGCTAACTTTGGCCGTGACTATGCTGTCTTTGAGACG GCTACAAGGAACACAGGGAAGAGTATTGCTGGCAGGAACATTGCTAACCCTACTGCCATGCTGCTAGCCGGCTGCATGATGCTGGACCACCTTAA GCTTTACGACTACGCGAGTATGATCCGAAATGCAATCCTCACCACCATGAATGAAACCAGG ttgCACACCGCTGATATCGGGGGTCAGGGCACCACGTCAGAGGTGGTCCAGTCCATCATGAGGAACATCCAGAGTAAAGGGCCTCTCACAACTGACCTCTAA